One region of Aphis gossypii isolate Hap1 unplaced genomic scaffold, ASM2018417v2 Contig00509, whole genome shotgun sequence genomic DNA includes:
- the LOC126554454 gene encoding uncharacterized protein LOC126554454, with the protein MHYLNPETRSLEYDTTLAICDATAGNVIDKLFIDFPSLKEITECSSNVCLNKSYMNYNFITFQTDIETNISQLQQYLNDRTSIKEHQQCSNEKCDGIKKTKFLISPMHLFIDVLFREGEDMISSQRSSEAATLMKLKLCDIPQILTHGTKNYELRGVLCFHKGKGGLRSSVGHYTAYTKRYGRNWELFDDLKKKPIPVKETTTVNCEFLVYTV; encoded by the exons ATGCACTATTTAAATCCAGAAACTCGCTCATTAGAATATGACACCACACTGGCTATTTGTGACGCTACTGCTGGAAATGtgatagataaattatttattgattttccaTCACTTAAAGAAATTACTGAGTGTTCATCTAACGTGTGCCTTAATAAATCTtacatgaattataattttataacatttcaaaCTGACATAGAAACAAACATAAGTCAACTTCAGCAGTATTTAAATGACCGCACGAGTATTAAAGAACACCAACAATGTTCAAATGAAAAGTGtgatggaataaaaaaaacaaaatttttaatttcaccaATGCACCTATTCATTGACGTTTTATTTAGGgaag gagAAGACATGATTTCAAGTCAGCGAAGCAGTGAAGCTGCTACACTAATGAAATTGAAACTGTGTGATATTCCTCAAATACTTACACACGGTACGAAAAATTATGAACTGAGGGGTGTACTATGTTTTCACAAAGGAAAAGGTGGTTTAAGAAGCTCAGTGGGACACTATACGGCATACACAAAAAGATATGGCCGAAACTGGGAGTTGTTTGacgacttaaaaaaaaaaccaatacctGTCAAAGAAACGACAACTgtaaattgtgaatttttagtttatactgtataa